GATTACTGCGATGTGTACCAGGGCGCGCCCGGCACCGGTGGTTGCACCGGCGCCCGCGTCACCGTCGACGGCAAGGGAACGGCCAGCGTCACCGTGGCCCCGGCCAGCGCCGTGGTCATCCACGTCGGCGCCCCCGCCGCTCCCTGACCAAGCATCTCCCGCGGTGCCCGTGGATCCGTATATTGGTTTTCGTTCGCTGCCCCCACACGCGCGGCGGCGACCCATAACCAACCGAGGAGACACCATGACCAACCAAAATGAGGCCAAGACTGTTTGCGAAGGAACGTTCATCCGCATCAAGGCCGTCGCCGGTCAGAACAAGGCCGTCGCCGATCTGCTGTCAGGCGCCGCGCCGCTGGTGCGGAAGACCGAACCGCTGACCTTGCAATGGATGGCCTTGAAAGCCGCCAACGGCGGCTTTGCCATCGCGGATTTTTTCCACGACGAAGCCGGCCGCGCCGCCCACTTCGGTGGTCAGGTGGCCGCCGCCTTGAAACAGGCCGCGCCGGCCGCGGTGGAGGGCGGCTGGGAAAGTGGCGTGGTGGCCAAGGTGGAGAATTCGAAGGTGCTGTCCTCGACCGTCACCACCGATCACAGCGCCGCGCCGACGCTGGCGGTGCGCATCGACGTCAAGGCGGCGCCGGGCCAGACAGAAGCGCTGGGTGCTTTCCTGACCGGCGGCGCCAGTCTGGTGCAAGCCACCGAACCGGGCACGTTGCTGTGGTACGCCCTGCACGTCGGCACAGATCGTTTCACGATCTTCGATCTGTTCGCCGACGAAGCGGGCAAGGCCGCCCACTTCGGCGGAAAGGTGGCGGCGGCCCTGAAAGCCAAGGCCCCCCAGTTGATCAGCGGCGGCTGGGAGGGCGGCGTGGTCGCCAACGTCCAAAACTTCACGGTGCTGTCCGCCACGTACTAATTTGCTCTGGCCGACGCCTCGACGACCTCGTGGACAAAGCGCAGCTTGCGCAGGGCCGTTTCCGACAGGACGAACGGATAAAGATCGCCGAGGCCCATGCTGCGATTCAGGCTGTTCAGCGCCACTGTCAGCGGAATCCACGCCGCCGACAGATCGTCGAAGTCGTCAAATGCCAGCCGCCGCGTGCTCACGGCGCGTTCGCTGCCGCCTGGCGCCTTCGCGCGCAATGCCAGGCCAAAGCTGCGCGCCGTCTCCAGCGTGTCCACCATGTGCAGGTAGTGGGCCCAGCTCTCCGCCCAGTCTTCCCATGGGTGCATCGACGCATAGGCGGTCACGAAATGAACCGGCCAATCAGCCGGCGGCCCGTTGCCGTAATGACGTCCCGCCGCCTGGTCATAGTCGGCGTCAAAGTCGCCAAACAGTTCGCGGAACAACGGCACCTGCGGCGAATCCTTGATCAGCCGATCCCAGTAGTAATGACCGATCTCGTGGCGAAAATGCCCCAACAAGGTTCGATAGGCCTCGCCCAGTTCCTGTCGCGTTTTTTCGCGAAACGGCGCGTCCGCCTCGGCGATGTTGATGGTGATGAGGCCGTCGTTGTGCCCGGTGAAGACCTTCTCGGCGCCGGGCTCGTCCTCCATGAATGAAAACGCCAGGCCTCCCTCGGGACGCTCGTGCTGGCTTTCCACCGGCAGGCCCAGCGCCATCAACGTGTACAGCAGCCGCCGCTTGGCTTGCTCCAGGTTCAGCCAGGCGGCGCGCGCAGGAGGATGAGACAAGTCGGGGATGATCTCGTTCAGCCGGCAGGCGCGACAGAATCGCTGGTCGTCGTCGGCACGCACCGCCCAGTTGCAGGCCTGGTGATCGATCTGATTGCCGCACCAACGGTACCGCTCGGCGCGCAACACTGGATCGACCGAGACGATCAGGTCAGACGCCTCATCGTCGTCCGCTGGAATCACCGCCGTCATCGTCGCGTGTTCGGGCAAATACACCAGGCCGTGGCCGCAGCCGGTGCACAGCACGTTCTCGAAATGCAGCGTCTGCCGGCAACGAGGGCAGGTGAACAACTTCATGACCGCAGTCTATCGTGGGTTCCCGGCGCCGCCGGCGGCGGCGGCCATCGCCACGTATCGGTCGCACCACCGCCGCCGCCCGCGTTGATCGCTTATTTTCGCGGCCCGCCGGTGCCGATCAGCGTCGCCTTGCCCAGCTGGTTCATCCACAAGGTGAAGCCGACCACCGCGGCCGTGGCGCCCGGTTCGACCGGCAGCTTGTCCACCTTCAGCGCGTAGACAGTGAACAGATAATGGTGCTTGCGACCGGGCGGCGGGCACGGGCCGAGGTATCCCGGCTTGCCGATGTCGGTGTTTCCCTGAACGGCGCCCGGAGGCAGCGTCGTCGCCGAGGCACCCGCGGGCAAACCCTGCACAGCGGCCGGAATGTTGTAGACCACCCAGTGCCAGAACCCGCTGCCGGTGGGCGCGTCCTCGTCGTGCACGGTCACGGCAAAGCTCTTGGTGCCGGCCGGCGCGCCCGACCATTTCAGCTCGGGCGACGCGCTGGTGCCGCTGCAACCGAAGGCGTTGGCGTAATCCTTCTCCGGGATCGGGCCCTTGGCCTTGAACGTCGGCGACTCCAGCTTGAACGTGTCGGCGGCCGCCGTCCGGCCAAGCGGCAGCGACGCCGCCGCCAGAACAAAAGTCATGGTCAATCCGTGGGTCAATACGCCTGTCATTGTTTTCATCGTTCACTCTCCTTGTGGTTTTCGGGCAGCCAACCATACGCCGCGCGCGGCCGGGCGGTGGCCGGCGAATGTCATCGCTTGCCGAACCCAGGTTTTCCCGCAGAATGACCGCCGAACCCCAGGAAGGATGACCAGCGATGTGCCGACGGATCACCTGCGAAAAATGCGGACGACCAACCTTTGCAGGCTGCGGCCTGCACATCGAAAGTGTGCTGGGCGATGTACCGCCCACGCAGCGTTGCCAGGGCCATTCCGCAACCGACAAGGCCACGGCGGCTGCGCCGGCGACCGGCCCCGGCGTTCCTGGATCGGTCAAAGGCCCCGCCGGCCGCAACGATCCTTGACCGCCGCGGCTTGGATAACGTGATCGGATCGGTGCCCGCCGACGATCCCACCCCGCGCGTGCTGGCGCTGCTACGCCGGCACGGCTGGAACGCCACCTCGTTTCAAGTTCTGGAAGAAGGCTTTCGTTACTGGTTCGACGGCGACGACGCCTGCGTGGCCTATGTCGACACCCCGGAGGCCTGGGTGGCGGCGGGCGCACCCATCGCGCCAGCGGAGCAGTTGTCGCTGGTGGCCGAGCGGTTCGCCCAGGCCGCCGCGCGGCAGCACCGGCGCGCGTTGTTCTTCGGCACCGAGACACGTTTTTCTCGGCAAGGCGGGCTGCGGACGATGTTGATCGGCGAGCAGCCGGTCTGGGATCCGGCCCACTGGGCCGAGACCGTGGCGCGGACGGCGTCGCTGCGCGCGCAGCTTGGCCGCGCCCGCCGCAAGGGCGTCACCGTGCGCGCTGTCGACGCCGCGGACTTGGCCGATCCTCAGCAGCCACTGCGCCGGACCATCGCCGCGCTGGTCGATCGCTGGCTGGCGGCGCGCCCGATGGCGCCGATGGGGTTTCTCGTCGACGTCCAGCCGTTCTCGTTCGCCGCCGAGCGACGCTATTTCGTCGCCGAACGCCACGGGGCGGTGGTCGGTTTTCTGGCCGCAGTGCCGATCTACGCCCGCGGCGGCTGGCTGTTCGAAGACCTGTTGCGCGACACCGGCACGCCCAACGGCACCACCGAACTGCTCATCGATGCCGCGATGACCGCCGTCGCCGCCGAAGGCAGTCGCTACGTGACCCTGGGATTGGCGCCGCTGGCCGGGCCGGTGCGGGGCTGGCTGGGTTTGGCCCGGCGGTACGCCGCTGCCTTGTACGATTTCGCCGGCGTCTACGGCTTCCGCGCCCGCTTGCGTCCGGCGCGCTGGGATCCGATTTATCTCAGCGCCGGGACAAACGGGCGATCGCCGGTGCTGGTGGAAACCGTAGCGCTGCTGGACGCGCTGCGGGCCTTCGCGCGCGGTCGATTCTTCAGCTTCGGGATCGAGACCCTGCTACGCGGGCCGGCCCTGGTGGTGCGGGTGCTGGCGGCGTTGCTCCTGCCGTGGACCGCGCTGTTGGCCCTGGTCAGCGATCGGTTTTTTCCTGCCCCGGCGGTGCACACCGCCTGGGTCGGCTTCGACATCGCCCTCGCCGGCGCGCTGTTCGCGTTGGCCGCGCGCTGGCGGCGCTGGCTGGCTATGACGCTGGCGGTGGCCGTCACCGCGGATGCTGCAGCCACCACCGCCCAAATCATCCTCTACAACTTGCAAACCGTCGCCCCTGTAAACGGTAACCGTGCCACCAGCATCGGCGAGGCGGCGGTGCTGCTGATGGGAATCGCCGCGCCCACCACTGCCGCCGTCATATTATGGAATGGCATCGGGCATCGGCGCCGGGATCGAGCGGGGGCAGAATAGGTCGGACCAATCGAGCGGTGCCGGGAGGATCTTTCGTCAGGGATGAAAAGAAGACGTTTTACCTGCCTGCTGTCTTCCGGCCCGGCGTCCATGTCCTAGGAGGCAAACCCCATTGCGTAAGTTATTTTCAACGCTAGGGCTTTTGGTATTTGTCCCGCCCTTGGTTTTGGCTGTCGGGTGCTCGGGCAACATCGCCGGACCCGCCGGACAGAGTGGCGGGGGCGGTAACTCCGTCGTCGGTCCAACCGGATCAGGCGGGAACACGGTCGTTGGCACCGGCAGCGGCGGCAGCGGCGGTGTCATGGCAATCCCCGGGAAACCGTCCAGCCTCCTTGGTTTGGCCAGCGGGGACAACCCGACGGCGCACATGCACAAGTTGACGGCGACCGAGTTCGCCAACAGCGTGCACGATCTGCTGGGCGACGCGGCGCCACTCTCGGCGATCGAGGTGGACACCACCACCGGCGGCTTCACGTCGGCGGCAGCGTCGGTGGCGACGATCTCGCCGGCCGGCGTGGCCCAATACGAAACCGCCAGCGGCATGGCGACCGACTATGTCTTCTCCGATCCGACGCGCGCCGCGGCTGTTCTCGGCTGCATGCCAGCCAGCAACACCGACCAGACGTGCGCCAAGCAGGCGATCACCACGCTCGGCCGGCGCGCTTTCCGTCGCCCGCTTACCGACGCCGAGGTCACCCGTTACGTGACGCTGGCGACCACCATCGCCGGCACCACGGGCAACACCATGCTCACCGGTCTCCGGCACGCGGTGTGGGCGATTCTGCAGTCGCCCAGCTTTCTTTATCGCGTCGAGCTGGGCGCCCCCAGCGCCGCCGACGGCGGGCGCGACAAGTTCAGCGACTTTGAGATGGCGTCCCGGCTAGCCGGCGCGCTGTGGGGTTCGCTGCCCGATGATCCGCTGCTGGACGCCGCGGCGCAGGGAAAGCTCTCCACCGCCGACGACGTGAAGGCGCAGGCCCAGCGCATGCTGGCTGACAACCGCATGCACCGGGCGTTCACCGCCTTCGTCGCTGATCTCTACGACAAGACCGACCTCGACCAGGCGACCAAAGATCAGACGTTGTATCCGACGTTCACCAGCACCCTGCGCGATGCCATGCAACACGAGATCGAGCAGCGCATCGACGACATGGTGTTCACCGACAAGGGCGACTACCTCTCGCTGCTGGAGAGCAAGACCACCTTCGTGAACAACGAGCTGGCCGCGTACTACGGCCTGCCGACGGCGGCCACCGATTCATGGCGCAAGGTCACGCTGCCTGACGATCCGCCGCGGGTCGGCCTGCTGGGCGCGGGCGCCATCCTGGCCGCGCAAGGCTTGCCGGCACGCACGTCGCCCACGTCGCGCGGCAAGTTCATCGACACCGCGATCTTGTGCCGGACGATCCCGCCACCGCCGAACATGGTGCCGCCGCTTCCGGATCAATCCGACGAGCCGAACACCACCGTCCGGCAGCGCCTGACCATGCACCGCACGATGGCCTCGTGCGCGGCTTGCCACGCGCTGATGGATCCGATCGGCTTCGGCATGGAGACCTTCGGCACCGACGCCAAGTACCGCACCACCGATAACAACCTGCCCATCGACGCCAGCGGCACGCTGGACGGGATGGACTTCAACGGCCTGACCCAGCTGGCAAGCGTCCTGCGCAAGGAAGCTTCAGCCGGCCCCTGCCTGGTGTCGATGGTCTATACGTACCTGCAAGGACGCGCCATCAATGACAAGGATGCGCCCTCGCTGGACACGCTGGCCACCAGCTTTGCGTCGGGTGGCAACCACGTCGATCAACTGTTGTTGCAGCTGGTGACCAGCGATTCATTCCGTTTTGTCGAGCCGGCCAAGCCGTAGAAGGAGACGAGACACATGGCACGCACCACACGCTCCATCATCCCGCGCCGCCTCGTTCTCCGCGGAATGCTCGCTGGCGGCGCCGCCAGCGTCGCCGTTCCCCTGCCCCGTCTGGCGGGCATGCTGAACGGCAACGGCACCGCGTACGCCGCCGGTGCCGCGATGCCGGTCCGTTTCGGCCTCTGGTTCTTCGGCAACGGCATCATCCCGAACCGCTGGGTCCCGGCGCGCACCGGCGTCGGTGACACCTGGGATCTCAGCGAACAGCTGCTGCCGCTGCAGGTCGTGAAGCCGTATCTGTCGGTGGTCACCGGGTTGACGATCAAGGTCCCGAACAACGCCCCGCACTCCAGCATGCCGTCGGCGGCCATCAGCGGTACGCAGGTGGGCGGCGGCGGGATGCAGACGCCGTCGATCGATCAGCTGATCGCCAAGGCCGTGGACACGTCGTCGCTGCTGTTCCACAACGGTCTGCACGTCGGCAACAGCAATCACAACGGCGCCACCGCGCTGGACCGCGGGATCTCGTACACGATGGCGAACTCGCCCAACCCACCGAACTACAGCCCGGCGGCGCTGTACAAACAGCTGGTGCAGTTCGCCAGCACGGGCACCATGCCCAAGCCGCCGGATCCCGAGCTATTGAACCGCAAGCTGGTGCTGGACGCCGTTCTCGCCGACGCGAATTCGCTGCGGGCGAAGCTGGGCAAAGACGATCAGATGCGCCTGGACTTGCACCTGACGGGCCTCAACCAGCTGGAGCAGCAGGTGGTGGCGGCCGAGATGCCCAAGGCCACCGGAATGATCGTCGATCCGGACAAGGCGTACGCCACGCGCGGCAGCGACAACGACAACCTGAACCGCTTGCGCGGGCAGGCGTTCGCAGACCTGTTGGTGTTCGCCATGGCCAGCGACCTCACCCGGGTCTTTTCCTTTCTCTTCTCGGCGCCGGCCAGCCATGGAGCCTATGTCAACTGCGGCCTGGACAGCGGCTCGTTCCACGAGGACTACGGCCACCGCAACAGTTCGAAGGGCGTCGCCTATGCCACCGCCGGCTTCAACACCGGCGTGCGCTTCGCGATGTCGAACCTGGCCGACATGCTGTCGCGCATGAAAGAGACGCCCGACGGCGCCGGCAACTTACTGGACAACTCGTGCGTGTACACCACGTCCTGCGTGTCCGAGTCGCAGACCCACAGCGGCGTCGACTTTCCCATCCTGGTGGCCGGCAAGGCGGGCGGCAAGCTCAAGGGCAACCAGCACATCCGCGTCCCCGACGACAACGTCAGCAAGGTGCCCTTCA
This window of the Polyangia bacterium genome carries:
- a CDS encoding DUF1552 domain-containing protein, translating into MARTTRSIIPRRLVLRGMLAGGAASVAVPLPRLAGMLNGNGTAYAAGAAMPVRFGLWFFGNGIIPNRWVPARTGVGDTWDLSEQLLPLQVVKPYLSVVTGLTIKVPNNAPHSSMPSAAISGTQVGGGGMQTPSIDQLIAKAVDTSSLLFHNGLHVGNSNHNGATALDRGISYTMANSPNPPNYSPAALYKQLVQFASTGTMPKPPDPELLNRKLVLDAVLADANSLRAKLGKDDQMRLDLHLTGLNQLEQQVVAAEMPKATGMIVDPDKAYATRGSDNDNLNRLRGQAFADLLVFAMASDLTRVFSFLFSAPASHGAYVNCGLDSGSFHEDYGHRNSSKGVAYATAGFNTGVRFAMSNLADMLSRMKETPDGAGNLLDNSCVYTTSCVSESQTHSGVDFPILVAGKAGGKLKGNQHIRVPDDNVSKVPFTLLNAMGGTATSFGTAEGQVTTGISELLA
- a CDS encoding DUF2156 domain-containing protein codes for the protein MIGSVPADDPTPRVLALLRRHGWNATSFQVLEEGFRYWFDGDDACVAYVDTPEAWVAAGAPIAPAEQLSLVAERFAQAAARQHRRALFFGTETRFSRQGGLRTMLIGEQPVWDPAHWAETVARTASLRAQLGRARRKGVTVRAVDAADLADPQQPLRRTIAALVDRWLAARPMAPMGFLVDVQPFSFAAERRYFVAERHGAVVGFLAAVPIYARGGWLFEDLLRDTGTPNGTTELLIDAAMTAVAAEGSRYVTLGLAPLAGPVRGWLGLARRYAAALYDFAGVYGFRARLRPARWDPIYLSAGTNGRSPVLVETVALLDALRAFARGRFFSFGIETLLRGPALVVRVLAALLLPWTALLALVSDRFFPAPAVHTAWVGFDIALAGALFALAARWRRWLAMTLAVAVTADAAATTAQIILYNLQTVAPVNGNRATSIGEAAVLLMGIAAPTTAAVILWNGIGHRRRDRAGAE
- a CDS encoding DUF1592 domain-containing protein, which produces MVLAVGCSGNIAGPAGQSGGGGNSVVGPTGSGGNTVVGTGSGGSGGVMAIPGKPSSLLGLASGDNPTAHMHKLTATEFANSVHDLLGDAAPLSAIEVDTTTGGFTSAAASVATISPAGVAQYETASGMATDYVFSDPTRAAAVLGCMPASNTDQTCAKQAITTLGRRAFRRPLTDAEVTRYVTLATTIAGTTGNTMLTGLRHAVWAILQSPSFLYRVELGAPSAADGGRDKFSDFEMASRLAGALWGSLPDDPLLDAAAQGKLSTADDVKAQAQRMLADNRMHRAFTAFVADLYDKTDLDQATKDQTLYPTFTSTLRDAMQHEIEQRIDDMVFTDKGDYLSLLESKTTFVNNELAAYYGLPTAATDSWRKVTLPDDPPRVGLLGAGAILAAQGLPARTSPTSRGKFIDTAILCRTIPPPPNMVPPLPDQSDEPNTTVRQRLTMHRTMASCAACHALMDPIGFGMETFGTDAKYRTTDNNLPIDASGTLDGMDFNGLTQLASVLRKEASAGPCLVSMVYTYLQGRAINDKDAPSLDTLATSFASGGNHVDQLLLQLVTSDSFRFVEPAKP
- a CDS encoding YbhB/YbcL family Raf kinase inhibitor-like protein, whose product is MKTMTGVLTHGLTMTFVLAAASLPLGRTAAADTFKLESPTFKAKGPIPEKDYANAFGCSGTSASPELKWSGAPAGTKSFAVTVHDEDAPTGSGFWHWVVYNIPAAVQGLPAGASATTLPPGAVQGNTDIGKPGYLGPCPPPGRKHHYLFTVYALKVDKLPVEPGATAAVVGFTLWMNQLGKATLIGTGGPRK
- a CDS encoding putative zinc-binding peptidase, which encodes MKLFTCPRCRQTLHFENVLCTGCGHGLVYLPEHATMTAVIPADDDEASDLIVSVDPVLRAERYRWCGNQIDHQACNWAVRADDDQRFCRACRLNEIIPDLSHPPARAAWLNLEQAKRRLLYTLMALGLPVESQHERPEGGLAFSFMEDEPGAEKVFTGHNDGLITINIAEADAPFREKTRQELGEAYRTLLGHFRHEIGHYYWDRLIKDSPQVPLFRELFGDFDADYDQAAGRHYGNGPPADWPVHFVTAYASMHPWEDWAESWAHYLHMVDTLETARSFGLALRAKAPGGSERAVSTRRLAFDDFDDLSAAWIPLTVALNSLNRSMGLGDLYPFVLSETALRKLRFVHEVVEASARAN